A genomic stretch from Malus domestica chromosome 15, GDT2T_hap1 includes:
- the LOC103400638 gene encoding probable RNA methyltransferase At5g51130 isoform X1, with translation MSSSRKGKEGAEEGEQQHGQISNKKRKEIFPYGNYKSYYGYRIGQEMEEDARLKVFKKEWFEGKDCLDIGCNSGIMTIQIAKKFCCQSILGVDIDANRIQDAYWHARKFLRMENARKTLGKASKLEGASGFSEEKDLLDTVSFRKEDFVNSRDPHKNHYDTIICLSVSKWIHLNWGDDGLITLFTRVWSLLRRGGIFVLEPQPWKSYEKNYRVSERIICSILQTTRENYRNLMFYPKDFQDLLLDKIGFRKVEDITSSVSGSKTGFNRPILVFHK, from the exons ATGTCCAGCTCACGGAAAGGGAAGGAGGGCGCAGAGGAAGGCGAACAGCAACATGGGCAGATCAGTAATAAGAAACGCAAAGAGATTTTCCCCTACGGAAACTACAAAAGTTACTACGGCTATCGG ATTGGCCAAGAAATGGAGGAAGATGCTAGGTTGAAGGTTTTCAAGAAGGAATGGTTCGAAGGAAAGGATTGTCTTGACATTGGCTGCAATTCTGGAATCATGACCATTCAAATTG CCAAAAAGTTTTGCTGCCAGAGCATTCTTGGTGTTGACATCGATGCCA aTCGAATTCAGGATGCATACTGGCACGCCAGAAAATTTTTGAGAATGGAGAATGCTAGAAAGACACTCGGAAAGGCTTCTAAATTGGAGGGTGCAAGTGGCTTTTCTGAGGAGAAAGATCTGCTTGACACAGTATCTTTCCGAAAAGAAGATTTTGTTAACAGTCGGGATCCACACAAGAATCATTATGATACCATTATATG TTTGAGCGTGTCAAAATGGATTCATCTGAATTGGGGTGACGATGGATTGATTACATTATTTACAAGGGTTTGGAGTCTACTTCGCCGG GGTGGAATTTTTGTGTTGGAACCTCAACCTTGGAAGTCCTACGAAAAGAATTATAGAGTTTCTGAG AGAATTATTTGTTCCATTCTGCAGACAACTAGAGAAAATTATAGAAATCTTATGTTCTATCCGAAAGATTTTCAAGACTTACTTCTGGATAAG ATAGGATTCAGAAAAGTGGAGGACATCACTTCAAGCGTGTCGGGCAGCAAAACCGGATTCAACAGACCAATTTTAGTGTTCCACAAATGA
- the LOC103400638 gene encoding probable RNA methyltransferase At5g51130 isoform X2: MSSSRKGKEGAEEGEQQHGQISNKKRKEIFPYGNYKSYYGYRIGQEMEEDARLKVFKKEWFEGKDCLDIGCNSGIMTIQIAKKFCCQSILGVDIDANRIQDAYWHARKFLRMENARKTLGKASKLEGASGFSEEKDLLDTVSFRKEDFVNSRDPHKNHYDTIICLSVSKWIHLNWGDDGLITLFTRVWSLLRRGGIFVLEPQPWKSYEKNYRVSETTRENYRNLMFYPKDFQDLLLDKIGFRKVEDITSSVSGSKTGFNRPILVFHK; encoded by the exons ATGTCCAGCTCACGGAAAGGGAAGGAGGGCGCAGAGGAAGGCGAACAGCAACATGGGCAGATCAGTAATAAGAAACGCAAAGAGATTTTCCCCTACGGAAACTACAAAAGTTACTACGGCTATCGG ATTGGCCAAGAAATGGAGGAAGATGCTAGGTTGAAGGTTTTCAAGAAGGAATGGTTCGAAGGAAAGGATTGTCTTGACATTGGCTGCAATTCTGGAATCATGACCATTCAAATTG CCAAAAAGTTTTGCTGCCAGAGCATTCTTGGTGTTGACATCGATGCCA aTCGAATTCAGGATGCATACTGGCACGCCAGAAAATTTTTGAGAATGGAGAATGCTAGAAAGACACTCGGAAAGGCTTCTAAATTGGAGGGTGCAAGTGGCTTTTCTGAGGAGAAAGATCTGCTTGACACAGTATCTTTCCGAAAAGAAGATTTTGTTAACAGTCGGGATCCACACAAGAATCATTATGATACCATTATATG TTTGAGCGTGTCAAAATGGATTCATCTGAATTGGGGTGACGATGGATTGATTACATTATTTACAAGGGTTTGGAGTCTACTTCGCCGG GGTGGAATTTTTGTGTTGGAACCTCAACCTTGGAAGTCCTACGAAAAGAATTATAGAGTTTCTGAG ACAACTAGAGAAAATTATAGAAATCTTATGTTCTATCCGAAAGATTTTCAAGACTTACTTCTGGATAAG ATAGGATTCAGAAAAGTGGAGGACATCACTTCAAGCGTGTCGGGCAGCAAAACCGGATTCAACAGACCAATTTTAGTGTTCCACAAATGA